From Triticum aestivum cultivar Chinese Spring chromosome 4A, IWGSC CS RefSeq v2.1, whole genome shotgun sequence, a single genomic window includes:
- the LOC123086741 gene encoding PHD finger protein At1g33420 isoform X1 yields the protein MAVLGRPTKRARRGRVLAEPCLLDLRAFPGRKERAGAASFRASVRGFLSRHASPAPPPAEWEQGGVLGDAGAVWQVGFRVGEEGEASVVAMDVVEEDVPRARRVHCDHCTVAGWSRHPVCGKKFHFIIRNDKTASCKTCRRCGLMVQLFETRCPACSHGSALPHDGSEDWDYAQIDDPRHLLHGIVHENGFGHLVRINGHEGGSSLLTGYQLMDFWDRLCTYLRVRKVSVLDVSKKFEVDYRVLHAIATGCSWYGQWGFKLGSGSFGITSETYSKATENLSSVSLSHFFPPSRYPRNQLQDTIAFYQSLSKRPLTTFRNLFLYVLGLAAGKSVHTHLVTMHKRELAYDANFKDENWADEKIKQAMDVALKVLRAADRWVAMRTLKAATAHPIGSPQLVDYCLKTIGGTRTYDGMVVVVRCNSETNTIEYRLTNEILPPKNASMPTREHLFRDIKFLYDTLLNPHTMQPYKPEHIHEHANRSAMVLLDCKQFIKHYDMEEDFLPQNQSVLHIWCQVELLDQVGDPPSLPAELLTLPQTATVADLKMEAARTFQSIYLMLQSFVANQLLDCPTAEDTTQVKLLFGAKGTVSIQGKCVGGERRVAIYRMERGVEKWTVNCSCGAKDDDGERMLSCDSCHVWQHTRCVGISDFVQVPKRFVCASCKLLHKSKMYSSFPNKRCKTGSFSHASSGLWRPNIS from the exons ATGGCGGTGCTCGGGCGGCCCACGAagcgggcgcggcgcgggcgggtgCTGGCGGAGCCCTGCCTCCTCGACCTGCGGGCGTTCCCCGGCCGGAAGGAGCGGGCCGGCGCCGCGTCGTTCCGCGCCAGCGTGCGGGGGTTCCTGTCCCGGCAcgcgtcgccggcgccgccgcccgcggaGTGGGAGCAGGGCGGCGTGCTGGGCGACGCCGGCGCGGTGTGGCAGGTAGGTTTCCGTGTAGGCGAGGAGGGCGAGGCCTCGGTCGTGGCCATGGATGTGGTCGAGGAGGACGTGCCCAGGGCCAGGCGCGTCCACTGTGACCACTGTACGGTTGCTG GCTGGAGCAGGCACCCAGTTTGTGGGAAGAAGTTTCACTTCATAATTCGGAATGACAAAACGGCCAGCTGCAAAACCTGCCGGCGTTGTGGCCTGATGGTTCAATTGTTTGAGACAAG GTGCCCGGCGTGCAGTCACGGTTCTGCGTTACCCCATGATGGATCTGAAGATTGGGACTATGCCCAGATTGACGATCCGCGGCATTTGCTACATGGCATAGTACATGAAAATGGGTTTGGCCATCTTGTACGAATTAACGGCCATGAAGGTGGCTCCAGCCTCTTGACAGGATACCAACTGATGGACTTTTGGGATCGTCTTTGCACATACCTAAGAGTCAG AAAGGTTTCAGTGTTGGATGTCTCGAAGAAGTTTGAAGTTGACTACCGAGTTCTACATGCCATTGCCACTGGCTGTTCTTGGTACGGGCAGTGGGGATTCAAACTTGGAAGTGGGAGCTTCGGAATTACATCTGAAACCTACAGCAAAGCCACTGAAAACCTCTCCTCAGTATCACTCTCTCACTTCTTTCCGCCCTCCCGATATCCTCGAAACCAACTGCAGGATACCATTGCATTCTATCAATCGCTCTCAAAGCGCCCTCTCACAACATTCCGTAATCTGTTCCTCTATGTCTTGGGGCTTGCTGCTGGCAAGAGTGTGCATACCCACCTTGTGACAATGCACAAGAGGGAGCTAGCATATGATGCCAATTTCAAAGACGAAAACTGGGCTGATGAGAAAATAAAGCAAGCGATGGATGTTGCGCTGAAAGTTCTCCGTGCTGCAGATAGGTGGGTGGCTATGCGAACCCTAAAGGCAGCTACAGCTCATCCAATTGGTTCACCACAGCTGGTCGATTACTGCCTCAAGACCATTGGTGGTACAAGAACCTATGATGGGATGGTTGTTGTAGTTCGATGCAACAGTGAGACAAACACAATAGAGTATAG GCTCACAAATGAAATCTTGCCGCCAAAGAATGCGAGCATGCCAACTCGGGAACACCTTTTCCGTGACATCAAGTTCCTCTATGATACGCTCCTCAACCCTCATACAATGCAACCTTATAAGCCAGAACATATTCATGAACATGCCAACAGATCTGCGATGGTCCTTTTGGACTGCAAACAATTCATCAAGCATTATGACATGGAAGAGGATTTCTTACCTCAAAACCAATCTGTGCTGCACATCTGGTGCCAAGTGGAGCTATTGGATCAGGTTGGTGATCCACCCAGCCTCCCAGCAGAACTTTTAACACTTCCGCAAACAGCTACTGTTGCTGATCTGAAGATGGAGGCTGCGAGAACATTCCAAAGTATCTACTTGATGCTACAAAGCTTTGTAGCAAACCAGCTTCTTGATTGTCCAACTGCAGAGGACACAACTCAAGTCAAGCTCTTATTTGGAGCAAAAGGGACTGTCAGCATCCAAGGCAAGTGTGTTGGAGGTGAGCGCAGGGTTGCAATTTATCGGATGGAGAGGGGTGTAGAAAAATGGACAGTTAATTGTTCATGTGGAGCGAAGGATGATGATGGTGAGAGGATGCTATCTTGTGACTCATGCCATGTGTGGCAGCACACTAGGTGTGTTGGAATTAGTGATTTTGTTCAGGTGCCGAAGAGATTTGTGTGTGCATCTTGTAAATTACTCCACAAGTCTAAGATGTATAGTAGTTTCCCTAACAAAAGATGTAAGACTGGCTCTTTTAGTCATGCCAGTAGTGGGTTGTGGAGGCCCAACATCAGTTAA
- the LOC123086741 gene encoding PHD finger protein At1g33420 isoform X2 produces the protein MAVLGRPTKRARRGRVLAEPCLLDLRAFPGRKERAGAASFRASVRGFLSRHASPAPPPAEWEQGGVLGDAGAVWQVGFRVGEEGEASVVAMDVVEEDVPRARRVHCDHCTVAGWSRHPVCGKKFHFIIRNDKTASCKTCRRCGLMVQLFETRCPACSHGSALPHDGSEDWDYAQIDDPRHLLHGIVHENGFGHLVRINGHEGGSSLLTGYQLMDFWDRLCTYLRVRKVSVLDVSKKFEVDYRVLHAIATGCSWYGQWGFKLGSGSFGITSETYSKATENLSSVSLSHFFPPSRYPRNQLQDTIAFYQSLSKRPLTTFRNLFLYVLGLAAGKSVHTHLVTMHKRELAYDANFKDENWADEKIKQAMDVALKVLRAADRWVAMRTLKAATAHPIGSPQLVDYCLKTIGGTRTYDGMVVVVRCNSETNTIEYRLTNEILPPKNASMPTREHLFRDIKFLYDTLLNPHTMQPYKPEHIHEHANRSAMVLLDCKQFIKHYDMEEDFLPQNQSVLHIWCQVELLDQVGDPPSLPAELLTLPQTATVADLKMEAARTFQSIYLMLQSFVANQLLDCPTAEDTTQVKLLFGAKGTVSIQGKCVGGERRVAIYRMERGVEKWTVNCSCGAKDDDGERMLSCDSCHVWQHTRCVGISDFVQVPKRFVCASCKLLHKSKMYSSGLWRPNIS, from the exons ATGGCGGTGCTCGGGCGGCCCACGAagcgggcgcggcgcgggcgggtgCTGGCGGAGCCCTGCCTCCTCGACCTGCGGGCGTTCCCCGGCCGGAAGGAGCGGGCCGGCGCCGCGTCGTTCCGCGCCAGCGTGCGGGGGTTCCTGTCCCGGCAcgcgtcgccggcgccgccgcccgcggaGTGGGAGCAGGGCGGCGTGCTGGGCGACGCCGGCGCGGTGTGGCAGGTAGGTTTCCGTGTAGGCGAGGAGGGCGAGGCCTCGGTCGTGGCCATGGATGTGGTCGAGGAGGACGTGCCCAGGGCCAGGCGCGTCCACTGTGACCACTGTACGGTTGCTG GCTGGAGCAGGCACCCAGTTTGTGGGAAGAAGTTTCACTTCATAATTCGGAATGACAAAACGGCCAGCTGCAAAACCTGCCGGCGTTGTGGCCTGATGGTTCAATTGTTTGAGACAAG GTGCCCGGCGTGCAGTCACGGTTCTGCGTTACCCCATGATGGATCTGAAGATTGGGACTATGCCCAGATTGACGATCCGCGGCATTTGCTACATGGCATAGTACATGAAAATGGGTTTGGCCATCTTGTACGAATTAACGGCCATGAAGGTGGCTCCAGCCTCTTGACAGGATACCAACTGATGGACTTTTGGGATCGTCTTTGCACATACCTAAGAGTCAG AAAGGTTTCAGTGTTGGATGTCTCGAAGAAGTTTGAAGTTGACTACCGAGTTCTACATGCCATTGCCACTGGCTGTTCTTGGTACGGGCAGTGGGGATTCAAACTTGGAAGTGGGAGCTTCGGAATTACATCTGAAACCTACAGCAAAGCCACTGAAAACCTCTCCTCAGTATCACTCTCTCACTTCTTTCCGCCCTCCCGATATCCTCGAAACCAACTGCAGGATACCATTGCATTCTATCAATCGCTCTCAAAGCGCCCTCTCACAACATTCCGTAATCTGTTCCTCTATGTCTTGGGGCTTGCTGCTGGCAAGAGTGTGCATACCCACCTTGTGACAATGCACAAGAGGGAGCTAGCATATGATGCCAATTTCAAAGACGAAAACTGGGCTGATGAGAAAATAAAGCAAGCGATGGATGTTGCGCTGAAAGTTCTCCGTGCTGCAGATAGGTGGGTGGCTATGCGAACCCTAAAGGCAGCTACAGCTCATCCAATTGGTTCACCACAGCTGGTCGATTACTGCCTCAAGACCATTGGTGGTACAAGAACCTATGATGGGATGGTTGTTGTAGTTCGATGCAACAGTGAGACAAACACAATAGAGTATAG GCTCACAAATGAAATCTTGCCGCCAAAGAATGCGAGCATGCCAACTCGGGAACACCTTTTCCGTGACATCAAGTTCCTCTATGATACGCTCCTCAACCCTCATACAATGCAACCTTATAAGCCAGAACATATTCATGAACATGCCAACAGATCTGCGATGGTCCTTTTGGACTGCAAACAATTCATCAAGCATTATGACATGGAAGAGGATTTCTTACCTCAAAACCAATCTGTGCTGCACATCTGGTGCCAAGTGGAGCTATTGGATCAGGTTGGTGATCCACCCAGCCTCCCAGCAGAACTTTTAACACTTCCGCAAACAGCTACTGTTGCTGATCTGAAGATGGAGGCTGCGAGAACATTCCAAAGTATCTACTTGATGCTACAAAGCTTTGTAGCAAACCAGCTTCTTGATTGTCCAACTGCAGAGGACACAACTCAAGTCAAGCTCTTATTTGGAGCAAAAGGGACTGTCAGCATCCAAGGCAAGTGTGTTGGAGGTGAGCGCAGGGTTGCAATTTATCGGATGGAGAGGGGTGTAGAAAAATGGACAGTTAATTGTTCATGTGGAGCGAAGGATGATGATGGTGAGAGGATGCTATCTTGTGACTCATGCCATGTGTGGCAGCACACTAGGTGTGTTGGAATTAGTGATTTTGTTCAGGTGCCGAAGAGATTTGTGTGTGCATCTTGTAAATTACTCCACAAGTCTAAGATGTATAGTAG TGGGTTGTGGAGGCCCAACATCAGTTAA